From Planctomycetia bacterium, the proteins below share one genomic window:
- a CDS encoding transposase — MKALMQSFLVMLATATDRQLAKQVQYLKKENGILRKRLTKRIVVTDKERRQLLRFGKPVGKAIKELIGIVTPDTFLRWVREERRELGRPKKAKKKPGRPMTDDEIKVLVIRLAKENIWGYGKIHGELKKLGIKICDTTVKNILIAAGIDPCPERGDKPWEDFIKQHAQTLWATDFFSKKVWTLRGFVDVFVLFFIHIESRRVILGGLTTNPDNTWMKQQARNVCMQWDKEKVKPESLICDFDTKYTRDFVSILKAEGVEVKRVGPQKPNMNAYAERFVQSIKQEALDHFICFGEDHLRHIATCYVDYYNTERAHQGIGNVPLTKRRIRKWKDSDKASAIVSVPRLGGLLNSYRRRAA; from the coding sequence ATGAAGGCTCTGATGCAATCGTTTCTGGTAATGCTTGCCACGGCGACTGACCGGCAACTGGCCAAGCAGGTGCAATATCTCAAGAAGGAAAACGGCATTCTGCGAAAGCGATTGACCAAGCGAATCGTGGTGACAGACAAAGAGCGCCGACAGTTGTTGCGGTTTGGCAAGCCGGTTGGCAAGGCTATCAAGGAACTGATCGGCATTGTCACGCCAGACACCTTTTTGCGCTGGGTTCGGGAAGAACGACGGGAACTGGGTCGTCCGAAGAAGGCCAAGAAGAAGCCAGGACGCCCGATGACTGATGATGAGATTAAGGTGCTCGTCATACGATTGGCTAAGGAGAACATCTGGGGGTATGGCAAGATTCACGGGGAACTGAAAAAGTTGGGAATCAAGATCTGTGATACCACCGTGAAGAACATCCTGATTGCTGCAGGTATTGATCCCTGTCCCGAGCGCGGCGACAAGCCCTGGGAAGACTTTATCAAGCAGCATGCACAAACCTTGTGGGCCACGGATTTCTTCAGCAAGAAGGTGTGGACTCTCAGGGGATTCGTGGATGTTTTCGTGTTGTTCTTCATTCATATTGAATCGAGGCGTGTCATTCTGGGTGGTCTCACGACGAATCCGGATAATACTTGGATGAAGCAACAAGCCAGGAATGTTTGCATGCAGTGGGACAAGGAAAAAGTGAAGCCGGAATCCTTGATCTGTGATTTCGATACCAAGTATACCAGGGACTTTGTATCCATACTCAAGGCTGAAGGCGTGGAGGTGAAACGGGTTGGCCCGCAGAAGCCCAATATGAATGCCTATGCTGAACGGTTTGTGCAGAGCATCAAGCAGGAAGCCTTGGATCATTTCATCTGCTTCGGTGAGGATCATCTGCGTCACATTGCCACCTGCTACGTTGATTATTACAACACGGAACGAGCGCACCAAGGCATAGGCAATGTACCGCTGACAAAACGGCGTATTCGGAAGTGGAAAGACTCTGACAAAGCCAGTGCGATAGTTTCTGTACCCCGGTTGGGTGGTCTTTTGAACAGCTATCGTCGCCGAGCGGCGTGA